The Opitutus sp. ER46 genome contains a region encoding:
- a CDS encoding glycosyltransferase, with the protein MRLAITIATRNRRELLAQTCAQIARLDPPPDELWICADGCDDDTVAWTRQHAPAAHLIVHPHSRHSIRSRDEMIRAAEVDVIVGLDDDSYPLDLDFVARVKARFSGWSRCAVLSFAQRTDEFPATLMATDFGPTALVGSYVNAASAIRRTVYLELGGVPLEFEHMGDETDFSLRCIAAGWEVVHDPTTVIRHHWTPVARSEWRNHWRHSRNEFWSILLRCPLPWAPFIALRRAVGQFCYACRRGPGWAVREPLWWSAGLAGMPAMMAQRCPVRWPSYRRWLHLMRQPEARVDHGTSRT; encoded by the coding sequence ATGCGCCTTGCGATTACGATCGCCACCCGCAATCGGCGTGAGTTGCTGGCCCAAACCTGCGCCCAGATCGCGCGGCTCGATCCACCACCCGATGAACTGTGGATCTGCGCCGACGGCTGCGATGACGATACCGTGGCATGGACGCGTCAGCATGCGCCTGCAGCCCATCTGATCGTCCATCCCCATTCGCGCCACTCGATCCGGTCCCGCGACGAAATGATCCGGGCGGCGGAGGTAGACGTGATCGTGGGACTCGATGACGACAGCTACCCGTTGGATCTCGATTTCGTGGCCCGGGTGAAAGCTCGATTCTCCGGTTGGTCCCGCTGCGCCGTCCTCTCGTTCGCGCAACGAACCGACGAGTTTCCAGCCACCCTCATGGCAACAGACTTCGGCCCCACGGCCCTGGTCGGCAGCTACGTCAACGCGGCGAGTGCCATACGCCGCACCGTGTACTTGGAACTCGGCGGAGTACCGCTGGAATTCGAGCACATGGGCGACGAAACCGACTTTAGCCTGCGCTGCATCGCCGCCGGATGGGAGGTTGTCCACGATCCCACGACCGTCATCCGGCATCACTGGACCCCCGTGGCGCGCAGCGAGTGGAGGAATCACTGGCGGCATTCGCGCAACGAATTCTGGAGCATCCTTCTGCGCTGCCCCCTCCCGTGGGCCCCCTTCATTGCGCTGCGCCGTGCTGTCGGGCAGTTCTGCTACGCCTGCCGCCGCGGACCGGGTTGGGCGGTAAGGGAGCCATTGTGGTGGTCGGCCGGATTGGCAGGCATGCCGGCGATGATGGCGCAACGCTGCCCGGTCCGTTGGCCCAGTTACCGTCGCTGGCTGCACCTGATGCGACAACCCGAGGCACGAGTGGACCATGGGACGAGCCGCACCTAA
- a CDS encoding acyltransferase encodes MIARLIAGLASRARRLALQCRGVRFEGPAWLRNIEVPHQPKRIRLAAGVALDRGVTLLVSGPKGSNIAIRIGRNVYINRHTIIDSSDRIEIGNDCMIGPFCYLTDHDHSPGPDGTPASGLLVSRPVVIEAGAWIGAHVTVLKGVRIGQGAIVGAGSVLTRDVPPFTTVVGNPAHVLPARTRHT; translated from the coding sequence ATGATTGCACGACTCATTGCGGGTCTCGCCTCCCGCGCTCGCCGTCTGGCGCTGCAGTGCCGCGGGGTCCGATTTGAAGGCCCGGCCTGGCTGCGAAACATTGAGGTGCCGCACCAGCCGAAGCGGATTCGCCTCGCCGCCGGCGTTGCCCTCGACCGAGGTGTCACCCTGCTGGTTTCGGGTCCCAAGGGATCGAACATCGCGATCCGGATCGGACGAAACGTTTACATCAACCGCCACACGATCATTGATTCCAGCGATCGCATCGAGATCGGCAATGACTGCATGATCGGCCCGTTCTGCTACCTGACCGATCACGACCACTCTCCGGGCCCCGACGGCACGCCCGCCAGCGGGCTTCTGGTCAGCCGTCCGGTTGTCATCGAGGCCGGGGCATGGATTGGCGCTCATGTGACCGTGCTCAAGGGGGTCCGAATCGGCCAAGGCGCGATCGTCGGAGCGGGAAGCGTGCTGACCAGGGACGTTCCGCCGTTCACCACCGTCGTCGGCAATCCTGCCCACGTGCTGCCGGCGCGCACCCGCCACACCTGA
- a CDS encoding glycosyltransferase family 2 protein, whose product MSTTLPSYSLVIATMDRPASLDAALASLSVQTCAPARVIVVDASESEASRAVCAKWQSQLQVQWIRAELMSAAQQRNQGAAAVTTPIIGFMDDDVVLPADTLAKLLEPFSRDTTGGVAGRISGLSHPPPRGLLWCYYRLQAGYSHPHYGGRVIGPAINLIPAFEAESSAWVRSDWLNSTLVLYRRELFERERFPLFEGYSFLEDAHLSYRVGRTHRLYFHRDAIYEHHSQCSRAKADPRRLAHMIVQHQYRMARDVMRIGRTKLALKLALHRLFQTVVVVRRGGPDLWPTIRGIWDRL is encoded by the coding sequence GTGAGCACCACCCTCCCGTCATACTCCCTCGTCATCGCCACGATGGACCGTCCGGCTTCGCTCGACGCAGCCCTCGCCAGTCTGTCGGTGCAGACCTGCGCACCGGCCCGCGTCATTGTTGTGGATGCGTCGGAAAGCGAGGCCTCGAGAGCCGTCTGCGCGAAATGGCAGTCGCAGCTGCAGGTCCAGTGGATCCGGGCCGAGCTGATGAGTGCCGCTCAGCAACGCAACCAGGGAGCTGCGGCGGTCACGACTCCGATCATCGGCTTCATGGACGATGATGTGGTCCTGCCGGCCGATACACTGGCAAAACTGCTGGAACCGTTTTCTCGCGACACGACCGGCGGCGTTGCGGGGCGGATTTCCGGGCTCAGTCATCCGCCGCCGCGCGGGTTGCTGTGGTGCTACTACCGCCTGCAGGCCGGATACTCCCATCCGCACTACGGTGGCCGAGTGATCGGTCCCGCGATCAACCTCATCCCAGCCTTCGAAGCGGAGTCCTCCGCCTGGGTGCGCTCCGATTGGCTGAACAGCACACTGGTGCTCTATCGCCGGGAGCTCTTCGAGCGCGAACGCTTCCCGCTCTTCGAGGGCTACAGCTTTCTTGAAGATGCGCACCTCTCCTACCGGGTGGGACGCACGCATCGCCTCTATTTTCACCGAGATGCCATCTATGAGCACCACAGCCAGTGCTCGCGCGCCAAAGCCGACCCGCGACGCCTCGCTCACATGATTGTGCAGCACCAATATCGGATGGCTCGCGATGTCATGCGGATCGGGAGAACTAAGCTCGCGCTCAAGCTTGCCCTGCACCGTCTCTTTCAAACCGTGGTTGTCGTCCGGCGTGGAGGCCCCGACCTCTGGCCAACCATCCGCGGCATCTGGGATCGCTTATGA
- a CDS encoding glycosyltransferase: protein MRIFTAVRHSNDPRHFYGGLWSGLFHPALHALGHQLVESQTDLLPTSRFMEIAAGFTREELEARARTTQAVLDEVRDALRTGPIDLFLCYFYNAHFDPAGFAELRRLGIPSVNFYCNSIPQFDLVAAIAAQVDFSWHSERDARDRYLAVGGRPVWVQLAVNPPDQEPPVSRPRQPRACFVGQRYADRDRWIAGLLAAGVTVDTYGSGWGDESPLPASPSPSSPGRYLGRPQLRAGSMRSYWHVVTDEITRTGLLRGAARLYRQWNYRRESQRISPLLRSCARGRADVVAAVFADYEVVLNFSNVWSDGRPGSRLVPHVRLRDFEAPMARTCYLTGHSDEIAACYDVGREIETYRTPEELADKVRYYLSHPDQAERMREAGYRRARRDHTWGQRFPDLFRQIGLTRPAQGRT, encoded by the coding sequence ATGCGCATCTTCACCGCAGTCCGACATTCAAACGATCCCCGTCACTTCTACGGTGGATTGTGGAGCGGCCTCTTTCATCCCGCGTTGCACGCGCTCGGTCACCAGCTGGTGGAATCCCAGACCGATTTACTCCCGACCAGCCGGTTCATGGAGATCGCCGCTGGCTTTACCCGCGAAGAACTGGAAGCCAGGGCCCGAACGACCCAAGCGGTGCTGGATGAGGTCCGCGACGCTCTCCGCACCGGGCCGATCGACCTATTCCTGTGCTACTTCTACAACGCCCATTTTGACCCCGCCGGTTTTGCGGAGCTTCGTCGCCTGGGCATTCCTTCCGTCAATTTCTACTGCAATAGCATCCCTCAGTTTGATCTCGTGGCCGCCATTGCGGCACAGGTGGATTTTTCGTGGCACTCCGAACGCGATGCGCGGGACCGGTATCTCGCGGTGGGGGGCAGGCCGGTCTGGGTCCAGCTGGCGGTGAATCCGCCCGACCAAGAGCCGCCCGTGAGCCGGCCACGACAACCCAGGGCTTGCTTCGTCGGCCAGCGCTATGCCGACCGCGACCGGTGGATTGCCGGGCTCCTCGCGGCTGGCGTCACGGTCGACACCTACGGGTCGGGCTGGGGCGACGAGTCCCCCTTGCCCGCATCACCGTCACCGTCCTCCCCGGGCCGCTATCTCGGACGTCCCCAGCTCCGCGCGGGCTCGATGCGGAGCTACTGGCACGTCGTCACGGACGAGATCACCAGGACAGGACTGCTGCGCGGAGCCGCCCGCCTCTATCGGCAATGGAACTATCGCCGCGAATCGCAACGCATCAGCCCGCTGCTACGTTCATGTGCGCGCGGACGGGCCGACGTCGTAGCCGCCGTCTTCGCTGACTACGAAGTCGTCCTGAACTTCAGCAACGTGTGGTCCGACGGGCGGCCTGGCTCCCGGCTGGTTCCCCATGTCCGACTACGCGACTTTGAGGCGCCGATGGCGCGGACCTGCTACTTGACCGGTCATTCCGATGAGATCGCCGCGTGCTACGACGTCGGACGGGAAATTGAGACTTATCGCACCCCCGAGGAATTGGCGGACAAGGTTCGATACTATCTCAGCCATCCCGACCAGGCGGAACGAATGCGCGAGGCGGGATACCGGCGCGCACGCCGCGATCACACCTGGGGCCAGCGTTTCCCGGACCTTTTCCGCCAGATTGGCCTGACCCGCCCTGCGCAAGGTCGGACCTGA
- a CDS encoding glycosyltransferase, whose amino-acid sequence MNDGILLPAGETMRVSILIPCFNSERWVASAVESALAQSWPDKEIVVVDDGSTDSSREVLQRFGDQIRLVTGPHRGGNAARNHLLGLATGEWIQYLDADDYLLPDKIELQVKSLQDEPSADIIYSAPLVEQWANGEAPAELESRPLQPPHDPWIHLARWSLPQTGGTLWRKQTLVQVGGWDESLECCQEHDLYFRLLQAGARFQHCPASRAVYRLWSGNTVSRRHPRRLMEARLALLDRMQDALTGRHALTPGRLTAINSTRFEIARLLWALSPERAEAVMQLVTTSQPSFTPCGAAAPLMYRLLYRLVGFRAAERLAAWKRRGTTPIHPDSTQP is encoded by the coding sequence ATGAATGACGGAATCCTCCTTCCTGCAGGAGAAACCATGCGCGTTTCCATCCTCATCCCCTGTTTCAATAGCGAACGCTGGGTCGCGTCGGCCGTCGAGAGCGCGCTGGCGCAGAGCTGGCCCGATAAAGAAATCGTCGTGGTCGATGACGGGTCGACGGATAGCAGCCGGGAGGTTCTTCAGCGGTTCGGCGATCAGATTCGTCTGGTCACCGGTCCCCACCGGGGCGGAAACGCCGCGCGCAATCACCTGCTTGGCCTCGCTACCGGCGAATGGATCCAATACCTGGATGCCGACGACTACCTGCTGCCCGACAAGATCGAACTACAGGTGAAGTCCCTTCAGGACGAGCCCTCGGCCGATATCATATACAGTGCGCCGCTCGTGGAACAGTGGGCGAATGGCGAGGCCCCGGCGGAGCTTGAATCGCGGCCACTGCAACCTCCCCATGACCCGTGGATCCACCTGGCCCGCTGGAGCCTTCCCCAGACGGGAGGAACCCTCTGGCGAAAACAGACTCTGGTGCAGGTTGGCGGCTGGGACGAGTCGCTCGAATGTTGTCAGGAGCACGATCTGTACTTCCGGCTGCTGCAGGCCGGCGCGCGCTTTCAGCACTGTCCTGCCAGCCGCGCCGTCTACCGGCTCTGGAGCGGAAATACAGTGTCACGCCGCCATCCACGACGACTGATGGAAGCCAGACTGGCGCTCCTGGACCGGATGCAGGATGCCCTAACGGGCCGCCACGCGCTCACGCCGGGCCGCCTCACGGCCATCAACTCCACCCGTTTCGAGATTGCCCGCCTGTTGTGGGCGCTGTCGCCCGAGCGGGCCGAAGCGGTGATGCAACTCGTCACGACCAGCCAGCCGTCATTTACGCCGTGCGGTGCCGCCGCGCCCCTGATGTACCGCCTCCTGTATCGTCTGGTTGGCTTCCGTGCGGCGGAACGCCTGGCGGCCTGGAAACGCCGCGGAACCACCCCCATTCATCCCGATTCGACGCAACCATGA
- a CDS encoding glycosyltransferase — translation MKATIGIPIYNGVYHVKNLVFALRATIPPEVAEICIYDDGSPDRQAVAALPEFCEQFGVRLNRGESNLGVPGAWNRLVAAAQTEVVLLLNDDVLPTAPGWLDDVLSVFELNPSVAIAYWCQRRVSAQTGADAGLTADSRWLVNHQAGHPLLRPNFCGAFFALRKSFWSSVRQPDGSTGFWEDLRAYGEEIDLSTACHHAGRHILQLPLLWEHIGSQTFRSNPALRRREILSAFLPEEEFTASNRPPNPGWLRTQWRRLLGRDKPAVTKLEYSIAMVRKKWRSHEILGHPSDFYFSRLLQNGFPEALRSAHENRKILLPPSLSYRRGGETFATPLEELLADDTANLT, via the coding sequence ATGAAGGCCACCATCGGCATCCCGATCTACAACGGCGTCTATCACGTAAAGAATCTGGTGTTCGCATTGCGGGCGACGATTCCACCCGAGGTGGCGGAAATCTGCATCTATGACGATGGCAGCCCTGACCGTCAGGCGGTCGCCGCACTCCCGGAGTTCTGCGAGCAATTCGGAGTCCGCCTGAATCGCGGCGAGTCGAACCTTGGCGTCCCTGGCGCATGGAATCGGCTGGTGGCTGCCGCCCAGACCGAGGTCGTGCTGCTGCTCAATGATGATGTCTTGCCCACGGCCCCTGGATGGCTCGACGACGTTCTGTCGGTCTTTGAGCTGAATCCCTCAGTGGCGATAGCCTACTGGTGCCAACGACGCGTTTCGGCACAGACCGGAGCGGATGCGGGATTGACGGCGGATTCACGGTGGCTCGTCAACCATCAGGCGGGGCACCCGCTGCTTCGTCCCAACTTCTGCGGCGCCTTCTTTGCGCTCCGAAAGTCATTCTGGTCGAGCGTGCGTCAACCCGACGGGTCCACCGGTTTCTGGGAGGACCTGCGTGCCTACGGCGAGGAGATCGATCTGAGCACCGCGTGCCATCACGCCGGCCGCCACATTCTCCAATTGCCGCTCCTCTGGGAGCATATTGGTTCGCAGACGTTTCGATCCAACCCGGCGCTGCGCCGTCGCGAGATTTTGAGCGCGTTCTTGCCCGAGGAGGAGTTTACCGCCTCGAACCGCCCGCCGAATCCGGGTTGGCTGCGAACGCAATGGCGACGACTGTTGGGTCGGGACAAGCCGGCGGTGACGAAGCTCGAGTACAGCATCGCGATGGTACGGAAGAAGTGGCGCTCGCATGAGATTCTCGGTCATCCGAGCGACTTCTATTTTTCGCGCCTATTGCAGAATGGTTTTCCCGAGGCGCTGCGCTCTGCCCACGAAAACCGCAAGATTCTCCTTCCGCCCAGCCTCAGTTATCGCCGCGGCGGCGAGACCTTCGCGACCCCGCTCGAGGAGCTTTTGGCCGACGATACGGCGAACCTGACATGA
- a CDS encoding glycosyltransferase family 2 protein yields the protein MSLGPLTLAIPNLNGGSFLAATLDSLAANRPHVCWHFQDGGSTDGSLDLARSQAQAGDHVVSASDHGQADALNRAFATMGGEVIGFLNSDDLLSAGAAANVVQFFEQHPEIDLVYGEVEWIDAAGAVTGHHAGAITSLEEILDIYRVWWAGRQWVQPEVFFRRTLWERVGPFDPRYQLAFDFDFWVRCFLAGARTARIPRALARFRLHAGQKSRAAETAAREIRDSVENHLAGAPIAASLRRSLSRRIDYDRYRLREARYTGSSPTFAHYLLTHPTALLVREVRQRIGLSCSKRFRPARPN from the coding sequence ATGAGTCTAGGTCCCCTCACGCTCGCGATTCCCAACCTGAACGGTGGTTCCTTTCTCGCGGCGACGTTGGATTCGCTCGCCGCCAACCGCCCTCACGTGTGCTGGCATTTTCAGGACGGAGGTTCGACCGACGGTTCGCTGGACCTCGCCCGGAGCCAGGCCCAGGCCGGCGATCACGTTGTCTCCGCCAGCGATCACGGCCAGGCCGATGCCCTCAACCGCGCGTTCGCGACGATGGGTGGCGAGGTGATCGGCTTTCTCAACTCCGACGATCTTCTCTCAGCCGGTGCGGCCGCCAACGTCGTCCAGTTCTTCGAGCAGCATCCCGAGATCGACCTGGTGTACGGCGAGGTCGAGTGGATCGATGCCGCGGGAGCTGTAACCGGACACCATGCCGGGGCGATCACCTCGCTGGAAGAAATTCTCGATATTTACCGAGTCTGGTGGGCCGGAAGGCAGTGGGTGCAGCCCGAAGTTTTCTTTCGCCGCACCCTGTGGGAGCGAGTTGGGCCCTTCGATCCCCGTTATCAGCTCGCGTTCGATTTCGATTTTTGGGTGCGCTGCTTTCTCGCCGGAGCCCGCACCGCGCGCATCCCCCGTGCGCTCGCCCGGTTCCGATTGCATGCAGGACAGAAGTCACGAGCCGCTGAAACGGCTGCCCGTGAAATACGCGACAGCGTGGAAAACCATCTCGCGGGCGCTCCAATTGCCGCGTCGCTGCGGCGGAGTCTCTCCCGGCGGATCGACTATGACCGCTATCGGCTCCGCGAGGCTCGCTACACCGGTTCGAGCCCAACTTTCGCGCACTATCTGTTGACCCACCCCACCGCGCTGCTGGTCCGTGAAGTCCGGCAGCGCATTGGCCTCTCTTGTTCCAAGCGGTTCCGCCCTGCGCGCCCGAACTGA
- a CDS encoding glycosyltransferase, whose translation MRLVLANYGYSLGHCGGGEAHIEAFIREARQAGHTLAGWPELRHPEVTRLPTSTLGIALRLRRADVLYTRLQNSPPVPKYTRWFSRWGKRLAGNPLLVWEFNTVPEQGAYIGLDPATIAYDRRMFRQLAPQCDLAVCVSQKIADYVVTELDLPRAVVISNGAYPRERQVTPADSNRLDVVWAGSAYIGWNDFDLLLAGARLLQQAGDPVHFHLVGPGTETLRDVPANVRAHGPMAHHETTALFDRMGAAVCLYRPGPADFSSPLKFFDYSASGIPTVSTPHPQMDALHAEAGTTELVVSSRSPQQLAEQLRQLLRLPDRRRGHGLALQSLVTHTYNWPTLMARLFAHLQQALARRRG comes from the coding sequence ATGAGACTCGTGCTCGCCAACTACGGCTACAGCCTCGGGCACTGTGGAGGCGGCGAAGCCCACATCGAGGCCTTCATTCGCGAGGCGAGGCAAGCCGGGCACACGCTTGCCGGCTGGCCCGAGTTGCGGCACCCGGAGGTTACGCGCCTCCCGACGTCCACGCTCGGCATCGCGCTTCGCCTGCGGCGAGCCGACGTCCTCTACACCCGGCTTCAGAACTCGCCGCCGGTGCCCAAGTATACTCGTTGGTTCAGTCGCTGGGGCAAACGGCTGGCCGGCAATCCGCTGCTGGTCTGGGAATTCAACACCGTGCCTGAGCAGGGAGCGTATATCGGCCTGGACCCGGCCACCATCGCTTACGATCGGAGGATGTTCCGACAGTTGGCTCCGCAATGCGACCTCGCCGTTTGCGTCAGCCAGAAGATTGCCGACTACGTGGTCACCGAGCTCGATCTGCCGCGGGCAGTCGTGATCTCCAATGGCGCATATCCACGCGAACGGCAGGTGACGCCCGCGGACAGCAATCGCCTGGACGTGGTCTGGGCCGGGAGCGCATATATCGGCTGGAATGACTTCGACCTCCTGCTCGCCGGCGCCCGCCTGCTGCAGCAAGCCGGAGATCCGGTTCACTTCCATCTCGTCGGCCCCGGCACCGAAACACTTCGCGACGTGCCGGCCAACGTCAGGGCGCACGGCCCGATGGCCCATCACGAGACCACCGCACTTTTCGATCGGATGGGGGCCGCCGTCTGTCTGTACCGACCGGGGCCCGCTGATTTCAGCTCGCCGCTCAAATTCTTCGACTACTCGGCTTCCGGCATACCCACCGTCAGCACGCCCCATCCCCAGATGGACGCGCTTCACGCCGAAGCCGGCACCACAGAACTGGTCGTTTCCAGCCGCTCTCCCCAGCAGCTGGCCGAGCAACTGCGCCAATTGTTGCGGTTGCCGGATCGGCGTCGGGGCCACGGTCTGGCCCTGCAGAGCCTCGTTACGCACACCTACAATTGGCCGACGCTCATGGCCCGCCTGTTCGCGCACCTCCAGCAGGCTCTAGCCCGGCGCCGCGGTTGA
- a CDS encoding glycosyltransferase, which yields MGSDLQSETMIRDARASAATRRLNILHLVETYLPLTENWIYPQVRAVPGCRGTVACRQLVAPERFPLEPRRLIQSPPPWGARTVLPRLINSLAFRLGRADGFVELLARWRPMHVLHAHFGMCGWEWLPLAARSRRPLVTSFYGYDAWNVPTQFPEWRERYRQLFAAGTLFLVEGSAMRDRLQHLGCPAEKIHIHHIGVDLADLPFARRDFTRSMKIVMVGRFTEKKGLEDGLLACAQAASRGVDLRVTIVGGAPDADRAGQKIGATLQAIAAQPSLRDRVRFAGFLPLAETRQLLQQHDIFLCPSRHAANGDAEGGSPVILTEAMAAGLVCVGTDHCDIPELIIPERTGYRCPERDVAALAHLLEAAHQVGAGNSAIAAAGRAHVEAEYSLATQLAEKRRLYERVAAAHP from the coding sequence ATGGGCAGTGATCTTCAGTCAGAAACGATGATCCGTGACGCGCGGGCGAGCGCGGCCACGCGGCGGCTCAACATTCTTCACCTGGTAGAAACCTATCTCCCGCTCACCGAGAACTGGATCTACCCGCAGGTGCGCGCCGTACCGGGTTGCAGGGGGACGGTGGCCTGTCGGCAGCTGGTCGCGCCAGAGCGATTTCCCCTCGAACCACGACGACTGATCCAGTCACCACCACCCTGGGGAGCTCGTACCGTTCTTCCGAGGCTGATCAATTCCCTCGCCTTCCGTCTCGGGCGTGCAGACGGCTTTGTCGAACTGCTCGCGCGGTGGCGACCGATGCATGTGCTGCATGCGCATTTTGGAATGTGCGGCTGGGAGTGGCTTCCTCTTGCTGCACGGTCCAGACGTCCGCTGGTGACATCGTTCTACGGCTACGACGCTTGGAATGTACCGACGCAGTTTCCGGAATGGCGCGAGCGGTACCGGCAGCTCTTCGCGGCCGGAACGCTCTTTCTCGTCGAGGGGTCCGCGATGCGCGATCGACTGCAGCACTTGGGTTGCCCGGCCGAGAAAATCCACATCCATCATATCGGCGTCGACCTGGCCGATTTGCCGTTCGCCCGTCGTGACTTCACGCGTTCGATGAAGATCGTGATGGTCGGCCGCTTTACGGAAAAGAAGGGCCTGGAGGATGGCCTGTTGGCGTGTGCCCAGGCCGCCTCCCGGGGAGTCGATCTGCGCGTCACGATCGTGGGCGGCGCGCCGGATGCGGACCGCGCCGGCCAGAAGATCGGCGCGACCCTGCAGGCGATCGCCGCCCAGCCGAGTTTGCGCGATCGCGTCCGGTTTGCCGGTTTTCTGCCATTGGCGGAGACCCGGCAGCTGTTGCAGCAGCACGACATCTTTCTCTGTCCATCCCGCCACGCCGCGAACGGTGATGCCGAAGGCGGATCGCCCGTGATCTTGACGGAAGCAATGGCAGCGGGACTGGTCTGCGTCGGGACCGACCACTGCGACATCCCCGAACTGATCATTCCGGAACGCACGGGCTACCGGTGCCCAGAGCGGGACGTAGCGGCCCTTGCCCACTTGCTGGAGGCCGCGCATCAGGTCGGCGCGGGCAACTCCGCGATTGCCGCCGCCGGGCGTGCGCACGTGGAGGCAGAGTATTCGCTGGCCACCCAGCTGGCCGAAAAGCGACGGCTGTACGAGCGAGTCGCGGCAGCACACCCATGA
- a CDS encoding DegT/DnrJ/EryC1/StrS family aminotransferase: protein MRSQYLVFGQPLIEEAEIAEVVASLRSAWLGTGPKVAEFERRVAAYKGVKYAVAVNSCTAGLHLACLACGLQPGDEVIAPAMTFCATINAIIHAGATPVLADVDRDTFNLDPADVRRKITSRTKAIMPVHFAGRACDMEALVALAAEHGLKIIEDCAHAIETEYAGRKAGTFGTCGVLSFYSTKNIVTGEGGMVLTDDPAIAARLKMLALHGMSQDAWKRFSDDGYKHYDVVEIGFKYNMMDLQAAIGLHQIQRVEAYWRRRQEIWDAYNRAFADLPAARPAPLPANSRHALHLYTLLIDEVRAPVTRDQFMTALHRRNIGTGVHYRAIPVLSVYQQRFGWRPDDFPRAHAIGCSTVSLPISAKLADGDVEDVITAVRDVLLHGQ, encoded by the coding sequence ATGCGCAGTCAATACCTGGTCTTCGGACAACCGCTCATTGAAGAAGCGGAAATCGCGGAAGTCGTCGCCAGCCTTCGGTCCGCCTGGCTTGGCACCGGGCCCAAGGTGGCGGAATTCGAGCGGCGCGTGGCCGCCTACAAGGGGGTCAAATATGCCGTGGCCGTGAACTCATGCACCGCCGGGCTCCACCTCGCGTGTCTCGCGTGCGGTCTGCAGCCCGGAGATGAGGTGATCGCGCCGGCAATGACCTTCTGCGCGACCATTAACGCCATCATCCATGCCGGAGCCACCCCGGTGCTCGCGGATGTCGACCGTGACACCTTCAATCTCGATCCCGCCGACGTCCGTCGGAAAATCACGTCACGGACGAAGGCCATCATGCCGGTCCATTTTGCAGGCCGGGCCTGCGACATGGAGGCGCTGGTCGCACTGGCCGCGGAGCACGGGCTGAAGATCATCGAGGACTGCGCGCACGCGATCGAGACCGAGTATGCCGGCCGAAAAGCAGGCACGTTCGGCACCTGTGGTGTCCTCAGCTTCTACTCCACAAAGAACATCGTCACCGGTGAAGGCGGCATGGTCCTCACCGACGATCCGGCCATCGCCGCACGGCTCAAGATGCTCGCACTCCACGGCATGTCTCAGGACGCCTGGAAGCGCTTCTCCGACGATGGCTACAAGCACTACGATGTCGTCGAGATCGGCTTTAAGTACAACATGATGGATCTGCAGGCGGCCATCGGGCTGCATCAGATCCAGCGCGTCGAGGCATATTGGCGGCGCCGACAAGAAATCTGGGACGCCTACAACCGGGCTTTTGCAGACTTGCCAGCCGCGCGTCCGGCCCCCCTTCCCGCCAACAGCCGGCACGCGCTGCACCTCTATACACTCCTGATCGACGAGGTCCGGGCACCTGTGACCAGGGACCAATTCATGACCGCACTGCACCGCCGCAATATCGGGACGGGAGTGCACTACCGGGCCATTCCGGTGCTCAGCGTCTATCAGCAGCGCTTCGGCTGGAGGCCGGATGACTTTCCCCGGGCCCACGCGATCGGATGCTCGACCGTCTCCCTCCCGATCTCCGCAAAGCTTGCCGATGGTGACGTGGAAGACGTGATTACGGCGGTCCGCGACGTTCTGCTGCATGGGCAGTGA